Proteins from one Actinobacillus delphinicola genomic window:
- the yacG gene encoding DNA gyrase inhibitor YacG: MTTEILTVKCPQCKKDVEWTSKNIYRPFCSKRCQLIDLGEWADEEKTIPGEEAFLSLSDEEHW, encoded by the coding sequence ATGACTACTGAAATCCTCACTGTAAAATGTCCACAATGTAAAAAAGACGTGGAATGGACAAGCAAAAATATTTATCGTCCATTTTGCAGCAAACGCTGCCAATTAATTGATCTTGGTGAGTGGGCGGATGAAGAAAAAACTATTCCAGGCGAAGAGGCATTTCTTTCCTTATCTGATGAAGAACATTGGTAA
- a CDS encoding outer membrane protein transport protein, protein MKQKNAKNLLNVFQKTALAAAVLSLSSVASASAFQLSETSVSGLGRAFAGEAATADNASVVATNPALMTQFKRAEISAGGILFAPNLDVNGEILSTGTKVSDHNIAPAQFVPQFYGVMPINDNFAIGAGINLNYGLTTDYNDNFMAGYLGGHTHIAAVNTNFSAAYRYNNWSFGLGANVVYTRAEIRRNMGYLSELAKQAVNNPGETIANAQKNGVITASQAQQIQAGLKNPIIQQAVQHAAQQINKLQPNSTLVKLRGDNVSFGVNAGITYNFNENNRIGIAYHSPIEVHFKGKFTNSLSDLTSDPVINGLINQELAKQGIIPTNGKEIDGRLKIVLPDYVELAGYDRLTDRWAIGYSAKWTNWSRFDELHATRKATGGTLFTKQEGFKDSWRYAIGTSYDLSDQWTVRTGFAYETSAMGHHYTISIPDTKRYWYTAGATYRPTTNLSIDVGAAYLHGKKSHFTEEANNPIQAASFDVTASAMLYGLNVNYKF, encoded by the coding sequence ATGAAACAAAAAAATGCTAAAAACCTTTTGAATGTTTTTCAAAAGACAGCCCTTGCAGCTGCTGTACTTTCTTTATCAAGTGTTGCTTCAGCATCGGCTTTTCAACTCTCTGAAACTTCTGTATCTGGATTAGGACGTGCTTTTGCGGGCGAAGCAGCAACAGCGGATAATGCGTCTGTTGTCGCAACTAACCCAGCATTGATGACACAATTTAAACGTGCGGAAATCAGTGCAGGGGGCATTCTGTTTGCACCTAATTTGGATGTAAATGGAGAAATCCTTTCAACAGGAACTAAAGTTAGTGATCACAATATCGCACCAGCACAATTTGTACCGCAATTTTATGGGGTAATGCCTATCAATGATAATTTTGCGATCGGTGCTGGTATAAACCTAAATTATGGTTTAACGACAGATTATAATGATAATTTCATGGCGGGTTATCTTGGCGGTCATACGCATATTGCCGCAGTGAATACTAACTTTAGTGCAGCTTACCGTTATAATAATTGGAGTTTCGGTTTAGGTGCGAATGTGGTTTATACTCGTGCTGAAATTCGCCGTAATATGGGTTATTTAAGTGAATTAGCAAAACAAGCTGTGAATAATCCAGGTGAAACGATTGCGAATGCACAAAAAAATGGTGTCATTACTGCTAGCCAAGCTCAACAAATTCAAGCAGGGTTAAAAAATCCGATTATTCAACAAGCTGTCCAACATGCAGCACAACAGATTAATAAACTTCAGCCAAATTCAACACTCGTTAAACTTCGAGGAGATAATGTTAGTTTCGGTGTAAATGCGGGTATTACATATAACTTTAATGAAAATAACCGTATCGGTATTGCTTACCATTCACCGATTGAAGTTCACTTCAAAGGTAAGTTTACTAACAGTTTATCTGATTTAACCTCTGATCCAGTAATAAATGGACTAATTAATCAAGAACTTGCAAAACAAGGCATCATTCCAACGAATGGTAAAGAAATTGATGGTCGTTTGAAAATCGTCTTACCAGACTACGTAGAACTTGCTGGTTATGACCGTTTAACAGATCGTTGGGCGATTGGATATAGTGCGAAATGGACGAACTGGAGTCGATTTGATGAGCTTCATGCAACTCGTAAAGCAACGGGTGGCACTTTATTTACTAAACAAGAAGGCTTTAAAGATAGCTGGCGTTATGCAATTGGCACTTCTTACGACTTGAGTGATCAATGGACAGTGCGTACAGGTTTCGCTTATGAAACAAGTGCGATGGGACACCATTATACGATTTCAATCCCTGATACCAAACGTTATTGGTACACTGCTGGGGCAACTTATCGTCCAACCACCAACCTTTCTATTGATGTTGGGGCAGCATACTTACATGGTAAGAAATCTCACTTTACCGAAGAAGCGAATAACCCAATTCAAGCAGCAAGCTTTGACGTTACCGCAAGTGCAATGCTTTATGGTTTAAACGTTAATTACAAATTCTAA
- a CDS encoding TatD family hydrolase encodes MFFDTHTHLDYLAQRTQRPLSQIVDDANRANVQKMLLTAVNAQQFTEFPQLTAPFQQQIPFGLGLHPLFIEQHQTNDLLKLEDALMHRAPNCCAIAEIGLERGIESLITPVLWQKQLVFFHAQLELAQQFKLPVSLHSRKSHPQLLAILKKNSPEFRGVIHGFSGSYEQAKQFVDLGYFIGVGGVITYPRANKTRQAIVKLPNDCLLLETDSPDMPLAGQQGRANTPSNIPTIFHTLCDLKSLTPLQCEQLKQQIWQNSVTLFSQK; translated from the coding sequence ATGTTTTTTGACACCCACACTCATCTGGATTATTTGGCTCAACGAACACAACGTCCACTATCACAAATTGTTGACGATGCAAATCGAGCAAATGTACAGAAAATGTTGCTAACTGCCGTAAATGCACAACAATTTACAGAATTTCCTCAACTCACCGCCCCATTCCAACAACAGATTCCCTTTGGCTTAGGTCTGCATCCACTCTTCATCGAACAACATCAAACTAATGATTTATTAAAACTTGAAGATGCCCTCATGCATCGTGCACCAAATTGTTGCGCTATCGCTGAAATCGGTTTAGAACGAGGTATTGAATCCCTGATTACACCTGTGCTTTGGCAAAAACAACTCGTATTTTTTCATGCACAACTTGAATTAGCGCAACAATTTAAACTTCCTGTGAGCCTACATAGCCGAAAAAGCCATCCCCAACTTCTCGCTATCTTGAAAAAAAATTCTCCCGAATTTCGTGGCGTAATTCATGGTTTTTCAGGCAGTTATGAACAAGCAAAACAATTTGTAGATCTTGGTTATTTCATCGGTGTTGGTGGTGTCATTACATACCCTCGAGCCAATAAAACTCGCCAAGCCATCGTAAAATTGCCTAACGATTGTTTACTTTTAGAAACAGATAGCCCTGATATGCCTTTAGCTGGGCAACAAGGGCGAGCTAATACTCCGAGTAATATCCCAACCATTTTTCATACATTATGTGACTTGAAATCGCTTACACCGTTACAATGTGAGCAATTAAAACAGCAAATTTGGCAAAATTCTGTGACACTTTTTTCACAAAAATAG
- a CDS encoding Dyp-type peroxidase has protein sequence MHRFELAQQGTITDPNSFAEYLTFVIKDGVSAEDIKEALAQVFVIQKSIGQKDTNAHLSVSFGVSLNGWERIFNDLPKPKQLTAFQPLKNGKREFPATPGDIFFMIKSERMDLNFQAAKHIRRAFLNKADLTEDTQGYKYLDSRDLIDFVDGTENPKLQERLDTVLVEEDVDLHKGGTYLLVQKYVDIDNLLPWDKEPVEYQEKVIGRTKFDDIELADNVKPVWAHNAKSKVFFDDVEQKMFRQNRPFGNAQQHGTMFVGFAANPDVLLTSIKQMITADKDGNYDRLLDFVQAVTGNLYFFPSMTLINNFDD, from the coding sequence ATGCATCGTTTTGAACTTGCCCAACAAGGCACCATTACTGATCCAAATTCTTTTGCGGAATATCTTACTTTTGTAATTAAAGATGGCGTAAGTGCTGAAGATATCAAAGAAGCATTAGCTCAAGTCTTTGTTATTCAAAAATCTATCGGACAAAAAGATACAAATGCCCATTTATCTGTCAGTTTCGGTGTATCTTTGAATGGCTGGGAACGTATTTTCAATGACTTACCAAAACCAAAACAACTTACTGCTTTTCAACCGCTTAAAAATGGCAAACGTGAATTTCCCGCTACTCCAGGCGATATTTTCTTCATGATTAAATCAGAACGTATGGATTTAAATTTCCAAGCGGCAAAACATATTCGCCGTGCATTCCTCAATAAAGCTGATTTAACCGAAGATACTCAAGGTTATAAATACTTAGATAGCCGTGATTTAATTGATTTCGTTGATGGTACAGAAAATCCTAAATTACAAGAACGCCTTGATACAGTTCTTGTTGAAGAAGACGTTGATTTACATAAAGGCGGAACCTATTTACTTGTCCAAAAATATGTAGATATTGATAATCTCCTTCCATGGGATAAAGAACCTGTTGAATATCAGGAAAAAGTAATCGGTCGCACCAAATTTGATGATATTGAATTAGCAGATAACGTAAAACCTGTCTGGGCGCATAATGCTAAAAGTAAAGTATTTTTTGATGATGTAGAACAAAAAATGTTCCGTCAAAATCGTCCTTTTGGGAATGCTCAACAACACGGTACTATGTTTGTCGGTTTTGCAGCAAATCCTGATGTGTTATTAACTTCTATCAAACAAATGATTACCGCAGATAAAGATGGCAATTACGATCGCCTTTTAGACTTCGTACAAGCGGTAACGGGTAATCTTTATTTCTTCCCATCAATGACATTAATTAATAACTTCGACGATTAA
- the dhaK gene encoding dihydroxyacetone kinase subunit DhaK, with protein sequence MKKLINQLDTILSEQLHGFIKAHPQCELNLDPCFIKRKEAPIANQVALISGGGSGHEPMHIGFIGEGMLTAACPGEIFTSPTPDQMLSCAMAVDSGKGVVFLVKNYTGDVLNFETATELYADMGGKVSFIIVDDDVAVKDSLFTAGRRGVANTVLIEKMLGAAISRGDSLDKIEALGVRLNNQGHSIGVALNACTVPAAGKPSFMLTENEMEFGVGIHGEPGIERRPYTNLDDTVEQMFSTLIENSTYQRKLRQWDRNKNTWRETEQSKHPLQKGDEVIALVNNLGTVPTSELYGIYHKLTQCCDNFGIKIKRSLIGTYCSSLDMQGFSITLLQTNEDDLTLWDAPVVTPAMRWGK encoded by the coding sequence ATGAAGAAACTCATTAATCAATTAGATACCATTCTATCAGAACAACTTCATGGGTTTATCAAAGCTCATCCACAATGTGAATTAAATCTAGATCCCTGTTTTATCAAACGTAAAGAGGCGCCCATCGCAAACCAAGTTGCGCTTATTTCAGGTGGTGGTAGCGGTCATGAACCTATGCATATTGGTTTCATTGGTGAAGGAATGTTAACTGCTGCCTGTCCTGGAGAGATTTTTACTTCCCCGACACCTGATCAAATGCTTAGTTGTGCAATGGCTGTAGATAGCGGTAAGGGGGTAGTTTTTCTCGTAAAAAACTATACGGGAGATGTTCTAAATTTTGAAACTGCTACCGAGCTTTACGCCGATATGGGGGGAAAAGTTAGTTTCATCATCGTAGATGACGATGTCGCTGTAAAAGATAGTTTATTTACCGCAGGGCGCCGTGGGGTTGCCAACACAGTCCTAATTGAAAAAATGTTAGGTGCTGCAATTTCTCGTGGTGATAGTCTTGATAAAATTGAAGCACTTGGTGTGCGTTTGAATAATCAAGGGCATTCGATTGGCGTAGCACTCAATGCATGTACCGTCCCTGCAGCGGGTAAACCCTCTTTTATGCTAACCGAAAATGAAATGGAATTTGGTGTCGGAATTCATGGTGAACCTGGTATTGAACGCCGCCCTTATACAAATTTAGATGATACTGTCGAGCAAATGTTTTCGACATTAATTGAAAATAGTACTTATCAACGCAAATTACGCCAATGGGATAGAAATAAAAACACTTGGCGTGAAACGGAACAAAGTAAACATCCTTTACAAAAAGGTGATGAAGTTATCGCTTTAGTCAATAATTTAGGTACCGTACCAACCTCAGAATTATATGGTATATACCATAAACTTACACAATGTTGTGATAATTTTGGTATAAAAATTAAACGTTCTCTTATTGGCACCTACTGTTCATCTTTAGATATGCAAGGCTTTTCTATTACCTTATTACAAACAAACGAAGATGATCTCACCTTATGGGATGCCCCAGTTGTTACACCTGCCATGCGGTGGGGAAAATAA
- the dhaL gene encoding dihydroxyacetone kinase subunit DhaL, translating into MNITRHTIYQWLINCHHIFTAQQDYLTQLDREIGDADHGLNMQRGFNYVVEKLPDVANKDIGTILRTVGMTLLSKVGGASGPLFGTFFLKAAQVAQNKEILTLNEFYDVLKAGSDGLIARGRAELGDKTICDVLIPVLHDFQLALDKHENSPALFQCLADTAEHAAHDTTPLIAKKGRASYLHERSCGHQDPGATSTSYIFKALAQTMENCHD; encoded by the coding sequence ATGAATATTACTCGTCATACTATTTATCAGTGGCTCATAAATTGTCACCATATCTTTACCGCTCAACAAGATTACCTGACACAACTTGATAGAGAAATTGGTGATGCGGATCATGGATTAAATATGCAACGTGGCTTTAATTACGTGGTAGAAAAACTGCCTGATGTTGCCAATAAAGATATTGGTACAATTTTAAGAACGGTAGGCATGACATTATTATCAAAAGTAGGAGGGGCTAGCGGTCCGTTATTTGGTACATTCTTCCTGAAAGCAGCACAAGTTGCTCAAAACAAGGAAATACTTACTCTCAATGAATTTTATGATGTTTTAAAAGCTGGAAGTGATGGTTTAATTGCTCGAGGACGAGCAGAACTCGGTGATAAAACCATTTGCGATGTTTTAATTCCAGTATTGCATGACTTTCAACTCGCATTAGATAAACATGAAAATTCCCCTGCTCTTTTCCAATGCCTTGCTGATACCGCAGAACATGCTGCTCATGACACCACTCCTTTAATTGCCAAAAAAGGGCGTGCAAGTTATTTACATGAGCGTAGTTGCGGTCATCAAGATCCTGGTGCAACCTCTACCAGTTATATTTTCAAAGCACTTGCACAGACTATGGAGAATTGCCATGATTAA
- the dhaM gene encoding dihydroxyacetone kinase phosphoryl donor subunit DhaM: MINFVIVSHSQALAEGVVALANQIKAPECKIVAAGGLEDSPDGIGTDTIKIIHAIENAFTEEGVIVFVDLGSAILGTQTALDLLDPAIAEKVHLSYAPLIEGTIAAVVAASSGASLEDALSEANEAAFLKLSLNDQ; the protein is encoded by the coding sequence ATGATTAATTTTGTCATTGTTTCCCATAGTCAAGCGTTAGCAGAAGGTGTTGTAGCACTTGCCAACCAAATCAAAGCACCTGAATGTAAAATAGTTGCTGCAGGAGGATTGGAAGATTCTCCTGATGGTATTGGAACAGACACTATTAAAATTATTCATGCGATTGAGAATGCATTTACTGAAGAGGGTGTGATCGTTTTTGTGGATCTCGGAAGTGCTATTCTTGGCACACAGACCGCATTGGACTTACTTGATCCTGCAATAGCAGAAAAAGTCCATTTAAGTTATGCACCTTTAATTGAAGGAACGATAGCTGCTGTCGTGGCTGCATCAAGTGGTGCGTCACTAGAAGATGCACTTTCAGAGGCAAATGAGGCAGCATTCCTCAAATTAAGTTTGAATGATCAATAA
- a CDS encoding hemerythrin domain-containing protein, giving the protein MQSLAQSTRNAAILDTDALIQYIIDRHHQRERFILTQLEDTILQACEKYPDNALLLSFYQKFIVAHQELLNHFESEEQDLYPKILHGEKVNWDKLTKEHIILAQSVQQLSELLTKIKLENNKISSDLVNKMVENFENFAVDVHHHMFLENMVLFKR; this is encoded by the coding sequence ATGCAAAGTTTAGCTCAATCTACACGTAATGCTGCTATTTTGGATACTGATGCCCTCATTCAGTATATTATTGATCGACATCATCAACGTGAAAGATTCATTCTGACTCAACTTGAAGACACTATTTTACAAGCATGTGAAAAATATCCCGATAATGCTTTGCTATTGAGTTTTTACCAAAAATTTATTGTGGCACATCAAGAATTATTAAATCATTTTGAATCAGAGGAACAAGACCTCTACCCTAAAATTCTCCACGGAGAAAAAGTGAATTGGGATAAACTTACAAAAGAACATATTATTCTTGCCCAATCAGTACAGCAACTTTCTGAATTACTTACGAAAATCAAATTGGAAAATAATAAAATATCTTCCGATCTCGTAAACAAAATGGTAGAAAACTTCGAGAATTTTGCCGTAGATGTCCATCATCACATGTTTCTCGAAAACATGGTTTTGTTTAAGCGTTAA
- the recA gene encoding recombinase RecA, with protein sequence MATPEEKAKALEAALGQIEKQFGKGSIMKLGETQNLDIESISTGSLGLDIALGIGGLPMGRIVEIFGPESSGKTTLTLSVIAEAQKNGKTCAFIDAEHALDPIYAAKLGVDIKNLLVSQPDNGEQALEICDALVRSGAVDVVIVDSVAALTPKAEIEGDMGDSHVGLQARLMSQALRKLTGQIKNSNCLVVFINQIRMKIGVMFGNPETTTGGNALKFYASVRLDIRRVGAVKNGDEILGNETRVKVVKNKVAPPFRQVEFQILYGEGISKTGELIDLGVKQKLINKSGAWFSYEGEKIGQGKNNAKKWLEDHPEKMQELEEKLRAELLANPDQALFAEIDASGDEDDAESIERITDDE encoded by the coding sequence ATGGCAACTCCAGAGGAAAAAGCAAAGGCACTCGAAGCCGCATTAGGTCAAATTGAAAAACAATTTGGTAAAGGCTCAATTATGAAATTGGGCGAAACACAAAACTTAGATATTGAATCCATTTCAACAGGTTCACTAGGCTTAGATATCGCACTTGGTATCGGTGGTTTGCCAATGGGTCGTATTGTAGAAATCTTTGGTCCCGAATCTTCTGGTAAAACAACCCTTACCCTTTCTGTTATCGCAGAAGCCCAAAAAAATGGGAAAACTTGTGCCTTTATCGATGCAGAACACGCACTTGATCCAATCTATGCGGCAAAACTAGGCGTAGATATTAAAAATCTTCTTGTATCTCAGCCAGATAATGGTGAACAAGCACTTGAAATCTGTGATGCATTAGTACGTTCTGGTGCGGTAGATGTAGTGATTGTGGACTCAGTAGCTGCACTAACACCAAAAGCAGAAATTGAAGGTGATATGGGTGACTCTCATGTAGGGTTACAAGCACGTTTAATGTCACAAGCATTGCGTAAATTAACAGGTCAAATTAAAAATTCTAACTGCCTGGTTGTTTTCATCAACCAAATTCGTATGAAAATCGGCGTTATGTTCGGTAATCCAGAAACTACCACTGGTGGTAATGCTTTAAAATTCTATGCGTCAGTGCGTCTTGATATCCGCCGTGTTGGTGCCGTGAAAAATGGTGATGAAATCTTAGGTAATGAAACCCGCGTTAAAGTGGTGAAAAATAAAGTTGCACCGCCATTCCGCCAAGTTGAATTCCAAATCCTTTATGGGGAAGGTATCTCTAAAACTGGTGAACTCATTGATTTAGGTGTTAAACAAAAACTTATCAATAAATCAGGCGCATGGTTCTCTTACGAAGGCGAAAAAATTGGTCAAGGTAAAAACAATGCGAAAAAATGGTTAGAAGATCATCCTGAAAAAATGCAAGAGTTGGAAGAAAAACTCCGTGCAGAATTACTCGCAAATCCAGATCAAGCGTTATTTGCAGAAATTGATGCATCGGGTGATGAAGATGATGCCGAAAGCATTGAACGCATAACAGATGACGAATAA
- the recX gene encoding recombination regulator RecX, with protein METQQRQSFALNYVINLLSRREYSEFELRCKLQEKAYSEDEIEYAIGKCQERHWQSDHRFAENYLRARSQRGYGLKRIQQELTQLKGVQESTISDVLTEMEEDNAINWQAVALNVLRKKFPFFQESLTPKQKQKIWQYMFSHGFNSDEFSVFIGMSDEEISDYFAEW; from the coding sequence ATGGAAACACAACAACGCCAATCATTTGCTCTTAATTATGTTATTAATCTATTATCGCGCCGTGAATATTCCGAATTTGAATTACGTTGTAAGCTCCAAGAAAAAGCCTATAGTGAAGATGAAATTGAATATGCTATTGGCAAATGCCAAGAACGCCATTGGCAAAGCGATCACCGTTTTGCCGAAAACTATCTACGCGCCCGTTCACAACGTGGATATGGGCTAAAACGAATCCAGCAAGAATTGACACAACTAAAAGGTGTGCAAGAAAGTACTATTTCTGACGTACTTACCGAAATGGAAGAAGACAATGCCATTAATTGGCAAGCTGTTGCCCTTAATGTACTGCGTAAAAAATTCCCTTTCTTCCAAGAAAGCCTAACACCTAAACAAAAACAAAAAATTTGGCAATATATGTTCTCACATGGGTTTAATAGCGATGAATTTTCGGTATTTATTGGCATGAGCGATGAAGAGATTTCAGATTATTTTGCTGAATGGTAA
- the waaF gene encoding lipopolysaccharide heptosyltransferase II: MNILIIGPSWVGDMVMSQSLYKTLKTQYPNCEIDVLAPNWCKPLLERMPEVRNAITMPIGHKALEIKTRYQIGKSLRNQYDMAVVLPNSFKSAFIPLFAKIPLRRGWKGESRYFILNDLRPNKKDYPMMVQRYIALGYDKTDVPLAKDIVIEKPALSYSKQDILLTKQHFAEQLKYEDERQVIGFCPGAEFGPAKRWPHYHYANLAKLLIEKGFAIRIFGSPKDHAVGEEIIQSLPEEMRSFCCNLAGATTLNQAVDLIADCQAIVSNDSGLMHIAAAVNRPLVALYGPTSPTYTPPLSDKAIIIRLIEGGLIKIRKGSDSSEGYHQSLIDIQPNMVWEKLSTLL; this comes from the coding sequence ATGAATATCTTAATCATTGGTCCATCTTGGGTTGGGGATATGGTCATGTCCCAAAGCCTTTATAAAACCTTAAAAACGCAATATCCTAACTGTGAAATTGATGTACTTGCCCCAAATTGGTGCAAACCTTTACTAGAAAGAATGCCAGAAGTCCGTAACGCAATTACGATGCCAATCGGACATAAAGCACTCGAAATTAAAACACGTTATCAGATAGGTAAATCACTTAGAAACCAATATGATATGGCGGTGGTTTTACCAAATTCTTTTAAATCGGCATTTATTCCACTTTTTGCGAAAATTCCACTTCGCCGTGGTTGGAAAGGGGAAAGTCGATACTTTATTTTAAATGACTTACGCCCGAATAAAAAAGATTACCCAATGATGGTGCAACGTTATATTGCTCTTGGTTACGATAAAACCGATGTTCCATTGGCTAAGGATATCGTTATTGAGAAACCCGCACTCTCCTACTCTAAACAAGACATTCTGCTTACCAAACAACACTTTGCAGAACAATTAAAGTATGAAGATGAACGCCAAGTTATTGGTTTTTGTCCCGGTGCAGAATTTGGTCCAGCGAAACGTTGGCCACACTATCACTATGCTAATCTAGCTAAACTTCTTATCGAGAAAGGCTTTGCAATACGTATTTTTGGTTCCCCAAAAGATCATGCAGTAGGTGAAGAAATTATTCAGTCTTTACCGGAAGAAATGCGATCTTTTTGCTGCAATTTGGCAGGAGCGACGACATTAAACCAAGCCGTCGATTTAATCGCAGATTGCCAAGCGATTGTGAGCAATGATAGTGGACTTATGCACATCGCCGCTGCCGTTAATCGCCCACTGGTTGCACTTTATGGACCAACAAGCCCAACTTATACACCACCATTATCGGATAAAGCGATCATTATTCGCCTAATTGAAGGGGGATTAATTAAAATTCGCAAAGGTTCTGATAGTAGTGAGGGCTATCATCAAAGTCTTATTGATATCCAACCCAATATGGTTTGGGAAAAACTTTCTACGTTGCTATAA